A stretch of the Papaver somniferum cultivar HN1 chromosome 6, ASM357369v1, whole genome shotgun sequence genome encodes the following:
- the LOC113286046 gene encoding uncharacterized protein LOC113286046, whose protein sequence is MPRLILGPERRTRLWVWCAATICMIIAIAVIITGVVVFAGYMIMKPRIPSMSVNYAFLDRLSYDQSGQVTIQISLNIKAENENMKADASFSNDAWEDMVASVKQDKVSFSLKGDARTRWRVGIIGPVKFWTHLSCQLNFFASNGSSIKTDCSSKSR, encoded by the exons ATGCCAAGGCTAATTCTCGGACCAGAAAGACGCACCCGTCTTTGGGTCTGGTGCGCTGCAACAATCTGCATGATCATAGCTATCGCGGTGATAATCACGGGGGTCGTCGTATTCGCAGGCTACATGATTATGAAACCGAGAATCCCTTCTATGAGTGTCAACTACGCTTTTCTAGACAGGCTAAGCTACGATCAGTCAGGACAAGTGACCATCCAGATATCTCTAAACATCAAGGCAGAGAATGAAAACATGAAGGCAGATGCAAGCTTCTCCAAT GATGCGTGGGAAGACATGGTCGCATCAGTGAAACAGGATAAAGTATCATTTAGTCTGAAAGGCGATGCAAGAACTAGATGGAGGGTAGGTATTATAGGGCCTGTCAAGTTCTGGACTCACTTATCCTGTCAACTTAATTTCTTCGCTAGCAATGGCAGCAGTATAAAAACTGATTGCAGTTCCAAGTCTAGATAA